The DNA window AGGTTGGTCTGTGGAAAAGACCGCTCAATATTTAGGGTACAGTTCCCAAAACTGTTTTAAAATTCGCAATCAAGTAATGGATAAATTACTAATCAGCTTAAAGAATTTAAACAGTCTGGCAGTGGATTTTTAACATCATCACTGTGAGGTATGGTAGAGTTTTAGTAGAGTTTTGGTGGAGAACAATCAAGGTAAAAAGGTTTAATATGATACCATGGAAAAAGAAAAGCTCCCCGGGGGGTTTTTCTTTTTTCCTTGATAATAGTTAGTAGAGTTTTAGTAGAGTTTTGGTGGAGAACAATCAAGGTAAAAAGGTTTAATATTATATCATAGCTTAGCGTTAGAAATTTAAGCCTACATACCTCTCTTAAAACAGGAGAGGATTTTTTTAACCGCAACCTTGTGATATAAGTCGCAAATCTTACTTTATATTTCGGGAGGTAAGACGCGTGAATAAAAAAGAGCAAATCCGCCTGATTGAAGTACATCTAAGAAATTACAAAACATATTTGGTAGGCAAAAAAAATATCCAGCAATCATTGGACGAAATTCTCCCCAACATTACCACTAACTATTCTTGGCCTGAAGGTACTAATGGTTCATTTAACATCAATAGTTCAACCGAAGACGTGGTTTTAGACCGTATAACTGGCTCTCGGGCCATTTATTTGCGCGAAATGCTTAATACCTATAACACTATTATTAATTCCATAAATGATGCGGTAGATGCTCTTGATGATGATGAAAAGGACTTTATTAAATACCGGTATTTTGAAGGTTGGTCAATAGAAAAAACCG is part of the Peptococcaceae bacterium 1198_IL3148 genome and encodes:
- a CDS encoding sigma factor-like helix-turn-helix DNA-binding protein gives rise to the protein MNKKEQIRLIEVHLRNYKTYLVGKKNIQQSLDEILPNITTNYSWPEGTNGSFNINSSTEDVVLDRITGSRAIYLREMLNTYNTIINSINDAVDALDDDEKDFIKYRYFEGWSIEKTAQQLGYSEQNCFKIRIQALDKLLISLTNLLKMTDEI